CTGCCCGCGCCGGAAGCGCCTGCCGCATCCGCCGCCGACGACTCGGCGGCCCCGGTCCCGGCCGCCGTGGGTGCCCCGGACGTCGAGGACATGTCCGACGAAGGCCCGGCGGACACCGTGCCGATGCAGGGCATCCCCATCGTAGGCGCCTCGGAGGCGGTGGGCTGACGCCACGCTCCACCTTCGCAGCACTCGGCCCCGCCAGGTCCGCACCGTCCATCCGGACGTGCGGAAACCGGCGGGGCCGCTTACGTTTAAGCGCTTCCTGCGACCCGCTCCCCAGACCACTCCACCAATCCCATAGATGCACGCCAGCGAATGCGCCAAGTGCGGCGCCCAGGTTTCCGCATCGGCCTCCGCTTGCGACTACTGCGGGACCGCGGTGGATAGGGGCAGTCAGGCCGTCGCGCCCGCGCCCGGGACGCCGCTGCGCTGCCCCAAGTGCGCGTCCGAGAACGTGCGCCGGCTGGCGGTGGTCTACCAGGATGGCATCTCCACCGCGTCGGTGCCCGTTGCGGTGGACCGGGACCACGACGGGCGCATCGACGCGACGCCCGGCTCGGAGCTGGTCACCACGCGCACGCAGGCATCCGTAGCCGCCACGCCGCCGGCGAAGAAGCCTGCGTGGATGGTGGCCGGATGCGTCCTCCCGCTGATAGTGCTGCTGGGCGGGATGATCGGCATCCTCGTCGCGAGCGTCGTGGGCTTGGTGGTGGGTCCGGCGATCGCCGGGTGGCTGGTGTGGCGCTGGTACGCCAAGTGGCGCCGCTACAACGCGGACGAATATCCGGGGCTCATGGAGGCGTGGCAGCACACCTTCCGCTGCGACCGCTGCGGCACCCACTTCCGGGCCGAGATCTGATCCGGCGCGCGCCTCGTCTGCCGACGGCCGATACGGTAGATGACGAGCGAGGAGCCAACCCGCGGACGCAGAGCCGGGTCTGCGGGCGAGAAGACGAAGATGCCGCGTCCGCTGCTGCTGCGGGCGCGGCATCTTCTTTTCCCCTCGCGGACGTGTTCTTTTCTCGGGAGATGCGGGATGCGCAATCGTGGGCGCGCCCGCGGCTCATCTACCGACCCGCCCGAACCCGCCGATTACGCCCGATGACGACCGAGCTCGACCGCCTGCCCGATCCGCCCGGCCCGCGCCCGCGGGTGCCGCTGGGGTCGCTGATGGCCTTCCGCCGCGACCCGCTGACGTTCCTCATGCGACTGCACGACCAGTACGGGGACGTGAGCAGCTTCCGCATCGGCAAGCGGTGGTTCTACCTGCTGGGCGACCCGGAGCACGTGCGCGACGTGCTGGTCACGCGCAACCGCAACTTCATCAAGAGCATGGCGTTGCAGCGCTCGCGCGTGCTGCTGGGCACGGGCCTGCTCACCAGCGAAGGCGACTTCCACCTGCGGCAGCGGCGCATGGCGCAGCCCGCCTTCCACCGCGAGCGAATCGCCGCGTACGCGCGCACCATGACGCGCCTGGCGGGCGAGACGGCGGAGAGATGGAGCGACGGCGAGACGGTGGATGCCGCGCGGGAGATGAACCGCCTGACGCTCGCCATCGCAGGCCGCACGCTCTTCGGCGCCGACGTGCAGGGCGAGGCCGACGAGATCTCGCGCGCCCTCACCGACGCGCTGGGGCTCTTCTCGCGGCTCACCAACCCGTTCGCCTTCATCCTGGACCGGCTGCCCGTGCCCGGCACCGTGCGCATGCGCCGCGCGCGCGAGCGGCTGGACGCCACCATCTACCGCATGATCGAGGCGCGGCGCGCGGGCGGTGGCGAGGGCGGCGACCTGCTCTCCATGCTTCTGGCCGCCCGTGACGACGAGGGCGACGGCGGCGCCATGACCGACCTCCAGCTGCGCGACGAGGCGCTCACGCTCTTCCTGGCCGGCCACGAGACGACCGCCAACGCGCTCGCGTGGACGTGGCACCTGCTCGCCGCCAACCCCGCCGCCGAGTCCGCCCTCCATACCGAGGTGGACGCCGCCCTCGCCGGCCGCACGCCCACGGCAGACGACCTTCCGCTGCTGCCGTACACGCGCGCCGTCGTGGCGGAGTCCATGCGCCTGCGCCCGCCCGCGTGGAGCATCGGCCGCGAGCCGCTGGCGGACTTCGAGCTGGGCGGCTACCGCATCCGCGCCGGCTCGGTGGTGCTGATGAGCCCGTGGGTCACCCACCACGACGCGCGCTTCTTCCCCGAGCCCGAAGCCTTCCGCCCCGAGCGCTGGCTGGGCGATGCGGACGCGGCCGTCCCGCGCATGGCGTACTTCCCGTTCGGCGCCGGCCCGCGCAAGTGCATCGGCGAAGGGTTCGCGTGGATGGAGCTGACGCTCGTCCTCGCCACCCTGGCCCAGCGCTGGCGCCTCCGTCCCGCCTCCCCCGCGCCGGTCCTCCTCGAACCCCTCATCACCCTCCGCCCCCGCGGCGGCCTACCGATGCGCGTAGAGCGCCGCGACTGACAAACCTAAATCCGCACTGATCTTGCACCTGTAGGGGTGCGATTTATCGCATCCGAAACCCTCAGCGTTCGGCTGACTACCGGTTTGACATCGGACAAACCCGCGGCGCATGGTTGGCCTCCAGCGCCTCGGTGCTAATTCCCAGCTCCGATAACAGCATCCCCGACTCCACTAGGGAGCCGGGGATGCTTTTTGCTCTGCGGCGAGCGAGGTCGGGCTACCAGGAAAGCAGCGGCAGTCCGTCAATCTCTCGGAAATGGGCGTCGCGAGTGGCCAGGGTGATCCCATGCTGTCGCGCGAGTGCGGCGATCCAGATGTCGTTCTCGGGTATCGGACGACCTTTTGCTCTCAGGCCATTCTTGATCTTCCCATAGAATCGAGCCGTCTCGTGGTCACAAGCGAGCGGAATCGTACTCTCGGCAAATGCCTCAACCTGCGCTAAGCCCTCAGCGATTCGCCTGGAGCTCTCCGCGCCATACAACAGTTCCCCAAGCACGATGGACGGCAGATACACTGCCTCGGCGCTTTTCAGTAGGCGTTCAACGGAAGGGACCTTGGAGAACAGGTCCACCACGACGCTGGTGTCGAGAAGAATCTTACCAGCCATGCGGATCTACGTTCTCGCAGCCTTCCTCGATCGCCCGTGCCATCGCAGCGACGTCTTCAGGAGGGAGGGCTCCGGCGAACCGCAGCAGCGACTCGCCGCTCCCCCGCTTGGGTGCCTCGTCTAGCCCACGTACAAACTCAAGCACCTGCTTCTGCTGGTTCGGGGCGAGCGCCGCCAATCGCTCGATGATTTCGCGTTCCAGCGCCGCCATAGCCACGGTTCTCCACTCACGAGGTCGGAGTTCTGCTTGACGAAAAATAGTGACTCTTCAGGGAGATGGTAAGCTCTCTCTCCGCGGCAGAGGGTGGCGAAGAGCCTACGTGCCCGCGGGGCAGTCCACCACGCGTAGGTTCGCCGCGTTCTTGTGCCACACGGCGGGACCGCCGTCGATGGTGAGCATGCGCGCGCCGGACGCGTCCGTCTCCTCGGCCGTGATGCGGCCGTACGGGGCGCCGTCCGCCGCGTCGATCGCGCACTTGCCGATCACGTCCTTCGCCTCGGCCGCGGGCGTGCCCTGGGCGGCCGCGTCGCCGTCGCCGTGCCCGCAGGCGGAGGCGAGCGCACACAGGGAGAGGGTCGCTGCGAGGGAGCGGATGCGCATGGGCGTGTGTCCGGTGTGGATGTGGAGAGGACCGGCGGGAGGGGTGCCGCGCCCTGCCCGCGAGCGCGGGTAGGCAGAACGTATTGCGCATCGGCCGTGCATCGCCAGAGGCGCGTCCAACACCGCCGCCGCGCGCCGTCCCGGCAGCCGCGACGGCGCGTTCTGCTCCTCGCGTCCGTGGCGCTACTCGCCCTGGCCCTTGAAACCGGTCCGCTTCTCGTCCTGCTCGCCTTCGCGCACGCGCTCCTCGTCCTGCTGGCCCGCGCGGGCGATGGCACCCCACCGCGCCGCGATGGCGGGCGAGAGCAGGAGCTGCACGACCGCGGGGTCGAACTGCGTCCCCGCGCCGCGGTGCAGCTCCTCGAGCGCGTCCTCCATGGGCATGGGGTCGCGGTACTTGCGCGGCTGCGTGAGCGCGTCGAACACGTCGGCCACGGCGATGATGCGGGCCGAGAGCGGGATGTCCTGGCCGCCCAGCCCCACCGGATAGCCGCTCCCGTTCCAGCACTCGTGGTGCGACGAGACGATCTGGCGGATGCCGGGGTGCAGCTTCTCCAGCGGCCCCAAAATGTGGGCGCTCTCGTGCGGGTGGTGCTCGATCTCGGCGCGCTGCTCCGGCGTGAGCGGCTTGTGAGAGTGCACGATGTCGAAGAACCGGTCGTCGATCTTGCCCATGTCGTGCAGCAGCGCCGCCACGCGCGCGGTGGCCAGCGCGGCGCCCCGCATGCCCATGGCCGCCGCCACCACGTACGTGAGGTCGGCCACGCGGCGGCTGTGGCGCGCCGTCATGGCGTCGTCTGCCGTGAGCGCGTTCAGCAGCACGTCTATGAGCGTGCGGTGCACCGACCGGCGCTTGCGGTTGCGGCTGCGCGCGTCTGCCATCCACGCCAGGCTCACCATGCCCGCCGACACCAGGGCGGCGCCCAGCATGCGGTGGTGGCGCGCACCGCGGTGGGTGGATATCTCGTTCAGCATCGGTCTCGTCTGGGCGGCGTGTCGGGGCGGTGGGGAGGGACCGCCGTCTGCACAAGCCAAGCCACGGGCTACACATACCTGATTCGGACTCCGCGTCTGCCGTGTGCCCCAGGGCCACGCTTGACATCGTTCCTCATCACATTATCTTAGTACTTA
This portion of the Longimicrobiaceae bacterium genome encodes:
- a CDS encoding type II toxin-antitoxin system VapC family toxin gives rise to the protein MAGKILLDTSVVVDLFSKVPSVERLLKSAEAVYLPSIVLGELLYGAESSRRIAEGLAQVEAFAESTIPLACDHETARFYGKIKNGLRAKGRPIPENDIWIAALARQHGITLATRDAHFREIDGLPLLSW
- a CDS encoding HD domain-containing phosphohydrolase, with the protein product MLNEISTHRGARHHRMLGAALVSAGMVSLAWMADARSRNRKRRSVHRTLIDVLLNALTADDAMTARHSRRVADLTYVVAAAMGMRGAALATARVAALLHDMGKIDDRFFDIVHSHKPLTPEQRAEIEHHPHESAHILGPLEKLHPGIRQIVSSHHECWNGSGYPVGLGGQDIPLSARIIAVADVFDALTQPRKYRDPMPMEDALEELHRGAGTQFDPAVVQLLLSPAIAARWGAIARAGQQDEERVREGEQDEKRTGFKGQGE
- a CDS encoding cytochrome P450, with the protein product MTTELDRLPDPPGPRPRVPLGSLMAFRRDPLTFLMRLHDQYGDVSSFRIGKRWFYLLGDPEHVRDVLVTRNRNFIKSMALQRSRVLLGTGLLTSEGDFHLRQRRMAQPAFHRERIAAYARTMTRLAGETAERWSDGETVDAAREMNRLTLAIAGRTLFGADVQGEADEISRALTDALGLFSRLTNPFAFILDRLPVPGTVRMRRARERLDATIYRMIEARRAGGGEGGDLLSMLLAARDDEGDGGAMTDLQLRDEALTLFLAGHETTANALAWTWHLLAANPAAESALHTEVDAALAGRTPTADDLPLLPYTRAVVAESMRLRPPAWSIGREPLADFELGGYRIRAGSVVLMSPWVTHHDARFFPEPEAFRPERWLGDADAAVPRMAYFPFGAGPRKCIGEGFAWMELTLVLATLAQRWRLRPASPAPVLLEPLITLRPRGGLPMRVERRD